In the genome of Hymenobacter cellulosivorans, one region contains:
- a CDS encoding outer membrane beta-barrel family protein, whose amino-acid sequence MLTVLAHFLTTTFSRSFSRSCASLLTPLGYLRHVGCGLLLVAFLLSNSAAAQNTISGNITDGAAPIGWANVVLFGADGKLVAATVSTEAGSFALTAAHGTYKLRVSFLGFTDWEQDVPLSKSLTIAPIVLQPSTASLQEVVVVGRKKLVEYQTDRVVFNVENSVAAVGGDAVGALAAAPGVLVRNGSISMLGKGSARVMVNGRLLELSGEELVAYLKSIPASSIRNVEVITNPPAQYEASGDGGLLNINLKQGPTNAWQNTTTLAYEQNSFGAATLQNNLVYSKDKLRLTLSASGKQGNTRVKQRLDTYYPAGSWELRYAARQQTGTAAGQLALDYDLTQHTTIGLQYAGSSTSAPSSQDHTRIGLFNPAHTLDSVLMITGTRLVRTNSHAANAHVVTVLDTLQRRISLDADYFSYCSEVDNRFASASFSPAQEFLNPNLAAQNISGQQIQNFSGKVDVEHPLKWARLSYGAKVSLIQSRSALQYYNTRPARPILDPSQSNSFEYREQTQALYLSGTRRLSTHWNLQLGLRLEQTQTRGYSATLDQRTTNDYLKAFPSAYLTYQPSENQQMQATYGRRVNRPGFALLNPFRSYINSTSYSEGNPFLQPSFVDNLELTHTFREALRTTAFLSRTTDGFGPVFTANPTTNTLVISRQNYFRELAFGLGTTYSATPTSWWQTHNTLYLLGSRSRFTGALAAVPRNTPQLYAATSHTFTLSPTTKLQADYTYSSPVTRGLYTTGYLAGLNLAWQQRLFRNRVQATLLLNDVFNTAYLKDYTSTVNGVKQVYSENNSSRFVRLSLSYDFGNRQLKVAPREFGNDAEQRRTN is encoded by the coding sequence ATGCTTACCGTGCTTGCCCACTTCCTGACTACTACCTTTTCCCGGTCCTTTTCCCGCTCCTGCGCTTCCCTCCTAACGCCACTTGGCTACCTGCGCCACGTTGGGTGCGGCCTGTTGCTGGTTGCCTTTTTACTGTCCAATTCGGCGGCGGCCCAAAACACGATAAGCGGCAATATAACAGATGGCGCAGCGCCCATTGGCTGGGCCAACGTGGTCTTGTTCGGAGCCGATGGAAAGCTGGTAGCCGCCACCGTCAGCACCGAAGCCGGAAGCTTTGCCCTGACGGCAGCCCACGGCACCTACAAGCTCCGGGTCAGCTTCCTGGGGTTCACCGATTGGGAGCAGGATGTGCCGTTGAGCAAGAGCCTTACTATTGCCCCAATCGTGTTGCAACCTAGCACGGCCAGTTTGCAGGAAGTGGTAGTAGTAGGACGCAAAAAGCTAGTCGAATACCAAACCGACCGGGTCGTGTTCAACGTGGAAAACAGCGTGGCCGCGGTGGGTGGAGACGCTGTAGGAGCCCTGGCCGCCGCGCCGGGGGTACTCGTCCGCAACGGCAGTATCAGCATGCTGGGCAAAGGCTCGGCCCGGGTGATGGTAAACGGGCGCCTACTGGAGTTGTCGGGCGAGGAGTTGGTGGCCTACCTCAAGTCGATTCCAGCCAGCAGCATCCGCAACGTGGAGGTGATTACCAATCCGCCGGCCCAGTACGAGGCCAGCGGCGACGGGGGCTTGCTGAACATCAACCTCAAGCAAGGGCCGACCAACGCCTGGCAAAACACGACAACCCTGGCCTACGAGCAAAACAGCTTCGGGGCCGCTACGCTGCAAAACAACCTGGTGTACAGCAAAGACAAGCTGCGGCTCACGCTCAGCGCCAGCGGCAAGCAGGGAAATACCCGGGTAAAGCAACGCCTGGACACCTACTACCCCGCCGGCTCCTGGGAGCTGCGCTACGCCGCCAGGCAGCAAACAGGTACTGCTGCCGGCCAGCTGGCCCTAGACTACGACCTAACCCAGCACACCACCATCGGCCTGCAGTACGCGGGTAGCTCTACTTCGGCCCCCAGCAGCCAGGACCACACCCGAATCGGCCTGTTCAACCCCGCTCACACCCTGGATTCGGTGCTGATGATTACTGGGACCCGGCTGGTGCGCACCAACAGCCACGCCGCCAACGCCCACGTCGTAACTGTGTTGGATACGTTGCAGCGCAGGATTTCCCTCGATGCTGATTACTTCTCCTACTGCTCCGAGGTGGATAACCGTTTTGCCTCCGCCAGCTTTTCCCCCGCACAGGAGTTTTTGAACCCGAATCTGGCGGCCCAGAATATTTCCGGGCAGCAGATTCAGAATTTCAGCGGCAAGGTCGATGTAGAGCACCCGCTGAAGTGGGCCAGGCTGAGCTACGGAGCGAAAGTCAGCCTGATTCAAAGCCGGAGCGCCCTGCAGTACTACAATACGCGGCCAGCTAGGCCCATCCTGGACCCCAGCCAGTCGAACAGCTTCGAGTACCGGGAGCAGACCCAGGCCCTGTACCTGAGCGGGACCCGCCGCCTGAGTACCCACTGGAACCTGCAACTGGGCCTGCGCCTGGAGCAAACCCAAACCCGGGGCTACTCGGCCACGCTGGACCAGCGCACTACTAATGACTACCTGAAAGCTTTTCCCAGCGCCTACCTTACTTATCAGCCCAGCGAGAATCAGCAGATGCAGGCTACCTACGGGCGCCGGGTAAACCGCCCCGGCTTCGCCCTGCTCAACCCGTTCCGCTCCTATATCAACAGCACCAGCTACTCGGAAGGCAACCCGTTTCTGCAACCCAGCTTCGTCGACAACCTGGAGCTGACCCACACTTTCCGAGAGGCGCTGCGTACCACGGCCTTTCTGTCGCGCACCACCGACGGTTTCGGGCCCGTTTTCACGGCCAACCCGACCACGAATACTCTGGTTATCAGCCGCCAAAATTACTTCCGGGAGCTTGCTTTCGGGCTGGGCACTACCTACTCGGCCACGCCAACTAGCTGGTGGCAAACCCACAACACGCTCTACCTGCTCGGTTCCCGCAGCCGCTTTACCGGGGCGCTGGCCGCGGTACCCCGCAACACGCCCCAGCTCTACGCCGCTACCAGTCATACCTTTACCCTGAGCCCTACCACCAAGCTGCAGGCCGACTATACCTATAGCTCCCCGGTAACCCGGGGCCTGTACACCACGGGCTACCTGGCCGGCCTGAACCTAGCCTGGCAGCAGCGCCTGTTTCGTAACCGGGTGCAGGCCACCCTGCTGCTCAATGACGTATTTAACACGGCCTATCTGAAAGATTACACGTCCACGGTCAACGGCGTCAAGCAGGTGTACAGCGAGAACAACAGCAGCCGGTTTGTGCGCTTGTCCCTCTCCTACGACTTTGGCAATCGGCAGCTAAAAGTCGCCCCCCGAGAGTTTGGCAACGACGCCGAGCAGCGGCGGACCAACTAA